Proteins from one Telopea speciosissima isolate NSW1024214 ecotype Mountain lineage chromosome 1, Tspe_v1, whole genome shotgun sequence genomic window:
- the LOC122648808 gene encoding L10-interacting MYB domain-containing protein-like, whose protein sequence is MAELEAENVSPIQLTSPDRGKAKWTPPRDDYLVELMIDQLPFGWKKKENGFTKQSWQSMTIRFNRKFGLQFEKSQLRNRYTNLRRIYFIIKSLLSQNDFGWDEAQQTIIATDEVWDRYILDHPDVESYRFKSFPLFKKLALIFEGTKGKEVSKEANDNTALSLFPCISTSLHTPEPDATQEQSKSSSDMMSPQRDTQPKKRKFVKDTTSRHKKSRNAELMIAQAISGMALNSKLNAEQVISSRLYSYDKCLEELQELEGLDDSVFVKAVRLLRDEKNAIAFMTLKGPRRLFWLKTECQAEVPLL, encoded by the exons ATGGCTGAG CTAGAAGCAGAAAATGTATCCCCAATCCAACTAACCTCTCCAGACCGAGGTAAAGCCAAGTGGACACCACCGCGAGATGATTATCTTGTTGAACTGATGATTGATCAACTACCATTTGggtggaaaaagaaagaaaatggattcACAAAACAATCATGGCAGTCCATGACAATTCGTTTCAACAGGAAATTCGGTCTCCAATTTGAGAAATCACAACTGAGAAACCGCTATACCAACTTACGAAGGATTTACTTCATTATCAAATCACTTCTTAGTCAGAATGACTTTGGTTGGGATGAAGCTCAACAGACTATTATAGCTACAGATGAAGTTTGGGATCGTTATATCCTG GATCACCCTGATGTGGAGTCATATAGGTTTAAGAGCTTCCCATTGTTCAAGAAGTTGGCCTTAATTTTTGAAG gcacaaaaggaaaagaggTATCAAAAGAGGCAAATGACAACACTGCATTATCACTTTTTCCATGTATTTCTACTTCGCTACATACTCCAGAACCTGATGCAACACAGGAACAATCCAAGTCAAGTTCAGATATGATGTCCCCACAAAGAGACACACAGCCAAAGAAGCGTAAGTTTGTCAAGGACACAACGTCAAGACATAAAAAATCACGGAATGCTGAATTGATGATTGCACAAGCTATTTCAGGAATGGCATTGAACTCCAAACTTAATGCAGAGCAAGTAATCAGTTCCAGGTTGTATTCATATGACAAGTGCTTGGAAGAATTACAAGAATTAGAAGGTTTGGATGATTCAGTATTTGTAAAGGCGGTTAGACTTTTGAGAGATGAAAAAAATGCTATTGCTTTTATGACACTGAAAGGCCCTCGACGATTGTTCTGGCTAAAGACAGAATGTCAGGCAGAGGTGCCTTTGCTATAG